The Astatotilapia calliptera chromosome 14, fAstCal1.2, whole genome shotgun sequence genome includes a region encoding these proteins:
- the LOC113036255 gene encoding extracellular calcium-sensing receptor-like, translating into MIKPLRLQCTSLNFRDLQFAQAMLFAIEEINNSTDLLPGISVGYKIYDICGPDTRSIGATLALANGNEIVSVPSKTTCTRPAHVQAIIGATSSSKSIAVATVIGPFFIPVISYFATCACLSDKTKYPSFLRTIPSDYYQSRALAHLVKYFGWTWVGAIRSNDDYGNNGMATFTETAQQLGICLEYSVPFFRTDPSAKIQRIIDIIKASTSKVIVTFLTRADLNVLLPEFSYHNLSGYQWIGSETWIFDSRTAEMDTHHILDGAIGLSIPKVHVTGLREFILNEKPLNSSNNELFIEFWETLFNCRFRQSASSADIQKECTGHEDVTGVQNSFIDMSLMPLFNNVYKGVYAVAHALHNILSCNKTCNKNVQLDPLTVLQHIRKIHFTTKEGDEVHFDENGDPAAKYDIINWQPKENGVVEFVTVGLYNPSLVQEKQLNLQNKYLIWARNSKQVPVSVCSEKCPPGTRKVLQKGRPVCCYDCIRCAEGEISNVTDSVTCVRCLPEFWSNERRDACIKKEAVFLSYEEIMGALLTAASIFGAHMTIGVILIFFKYRKTPIVRANNSELSFLLLFSLILCFLCSLTFIGQPSDWSCMLRHVAFGITFVLCISCLLGKTMVVLMAFRATRPGSNVKKWFGQTQQRLCVTAFTLIQINICIIWLTTSPPFPFKNFKEIKDKITLECALGSVVGFWAVLGYIGLLAILCFIFAFLARKLPDNFNEAKFITFSMLIFCAVWITFVPAYVSSPGKFSVAVEIFAILASSFGLLICIFIPKCYIILMKPEKNTKKHMMGKKAPNSL; encoded by the exons ATGATCAAACCTCTGCGACTACAATGTACCAG TTTAAATTTCAGAGATTTGCAGTTTGCCCAGGCTATGCTTTTTgccattgaggaaattaataacAGCACAGACCTACTGCCAGGAATCTCTGTGGGCTATAAAATCTATGACATTTGTGGACCTGATACCAGAAGCATTGGAGCTACCCTGGCTTTAGCTAATGGTAATGAAATTGTGTCTGTACCGTCAAAGACAACGTGCACCAGACCTGCACATGTGCAGGCCATTATAGGAGCGACCTCTTCTTCTAAAAGCATAGCAGTAGCTACTGTCATCGGACCTTTTTTTATACCAGTG ATCAGCTACTTTGCTACATGTGCTTGTCTCAGTGACAAAACCAAGTACCCATCCTTCCTCAGAACAATACCCAGTGACTACTACCAGAGCAGAGCCCTGGCCCATTTGGTCAAGTATTTTGGATGGACTTGGGTTGGAGCTATCAGATCCAATGATGATTATGGAAATAATGGCATGGCCACATTCACTGAAACTGCACAGCAGCTGGGCATCTGTCTGGAGTATTCTGTACCTTTCTTTAGAACAGATCCATCTGCCAAGATACAAAGGATAATTGACATTATAAAGGCTTCAACCTCCAAGGTGATTGTTACATTCCTTACCCGTGCAGATTTGAATGTGCTGCTACCTGAGTTTTCATACCATAACTTGTCTGGGTATCAGTGGATAGGCAGTGAGACTTGGATATTTGATTCACGAACTGCAGAAATGGACACACATCACATACTGGATGGTGCCATAGGTCTTTCCATTCCTAAAGTACATGTCACTGGCCTGAGAGAGTTCATACTGAATGAGAAGCCACTCAATTCATCAAACAATGAACTGTTTATTGAGTTCTGGgagacattatttaactgtagGTTTAGGCAGTCAGCGTCATCAGCAGACATTCAGAAAGAGTGTACTGGGCATGAAGATGTAACTGGAGTTCAAAATAGCTTCATTGACATGTCTCTCATGCCTCTCTTTAACAATGTCTACAAAGGAGTGTATGCAGTGGCCCATGCACTTCACAATATCCTCAGCTGTAATAAAACATGTAACAAAAATGTGCAGCTAGACCCACTCACG GTTCTGCAACACATACGAAAGATCCATTTCACAACTAAGGAAGGAGATGAGGTTCACTTTGATGAGAATGGAGATCCAGCAGCAAAGTATGACATTATAAATTGGCAGCCAAAAGAAAACGGCGTTGTGGAGTTTGTCACAGTTGGTCTTTATAATCCATCATTAGTTCAAGAAAAACAGCTAAATCTGCAAAACAAGTATTTAATTTGGGCAAGAAACTCAAAGCAG GTTCCTGTGTCAGTTTGCAGTGAGAAATGTCCCCCAGGAACACGTAAGGTTCTCCAGAAAGGAAGGCCTGTTTGCTGCTATGACTGTATAAGATGTGCAGAAGGAGAAATCAGCAACGTTACCG ATTCAGTCACCTGTGTGAGATGTCTCCCTGAGTTTTGGTCAAATGAGAGAAGAGATGCTTGTATAAAGAAGGAAGCAGTGTTTCTATCATATGAAGAAATTATGGGAGCACTGCTGACTGCAGCATCTATATTTGGGGCCCACATGACGATTGGTGTGATACTTATTTTCTTCAAGTATAGGAAAACTCCTATTGTCAGGGCAAACAACTCTGAACTGAGCTTCCTGCTGCTCTTCTCCTtaattctgtgttttctgtgttctctGACCTTCATTGGTCAGCCCTCTGATTGGTCCTGTATGCTCCGACATGTAGCATTTGGCATCACCTTTGTCCTCTGTATCTCTTGTCTTCTGGGAAAAACTATGGTTGTTTTAATGGCCTTCAGAGCTACACGTCCAGGTAGTAATGTTAAAAAATGGTTTGGGCAGACACAGCAGAGACTCTGTGTTACAGCATTTACTCTTATACAAATTAACATATGTATCATCTGGCTAACAACTTCTCCTCCTTTTCCATTTAAGAATTTTAAGGAAATCAAAGACAAGATCACATTGGAGTGTGCCCTCGGCTCAGTTGTGGGCTTTTGGGCTGTGCTTGGTTATATAGGACTTCTggctattttatgttttatttttgcatttttagctCGAAAGCTACCCGATAATTTCAACGAAGCCAAATTTATCACTTTCAGCATGCTGATATTCTGTGCAGTATGGATTACATTTGTCCCAGCATATGTCAGCTCCCCTGGGAAGTTCAGTGTTGCTGTAGAAATTTTTGCTATACTTGCTTCCAGTTTTGGACTGCTAATTTGCATCTTCATACCCAAATGTTATATAATCTTAATGAAACCTGAGAAGaatacaaagaaacacatgatggGGAAGAAGGCACCAAATTCACTCTGA